AGGTTGTGCCCATAGGAACTTCCAATAAGCCCGTGTTATTGATTTTGCCGCCTAAGGCAAAAACTTTGGTGCCTTTGGATTTTTGCGTGCCCATTGAGGCGAACCATTTTGCGCCCTTCAAAATAATGGGCGGGATATTGGCTAAAGTTTCCACATTATTAATAATGGAAGGTCTTGAAAAAAGCCCTTTGTCCGCGGGAAATGGCGGCTTGTTTCTGGGCATGCCTCTTTCGCCTTCTATTGAGGCAATTAAGGCGGTTTCTTCCCCGCACACAAACGCGCCCGCGCCCAGCCTTAGCTCAAGGTCAAAACAAAAGTCCGTGCCAAAGATGTTTTTGCCCAAAAGCTCTGCCTCGTAAGCCTGTTCGATCGCTTTGTTAAGCCTTTGCACCGCTAAGGGATATTCGGCTCTTATATATATGTATCCTTGAGAGGCGCCTATGGCATAGCCGCCAATCGCCATCGCTTCAATGACGCTGTGAGGGTCGCCCTCTAACACGGCCCTGTCCATAAACGCGCCGGGGTCGCCTTCGTCGGCGTTGCAAATTATATATTTTTGACCGCCTTTGTTTTTGGCGCATAGACTCCATTTGAGGCCGGTAGAAAAACCGCCGCCGCCGCGACCTCTAAGCCCAGATTCTTGTATAATATGGATTACTTCTTCGGGCGTCATTTCGGTCAATGCTTTGCCCAAAGCCTTATACCCGTCATAGCAAATATACTCGTTGATGTCTTCGGGGTTAATTACGCCGCAATTTCTCAAAGCGATACGAACCTGTAAAGAAGAACTGTCTATATTTTTATAATTGTCAATTGTCAATTCTTTTACGGGCGCGCCGCCTATAAGATGTTGATTGACTATTTTTTCAATG
This sequence is a window from Clostridiales bacterium. Protein-coding genes within it:
- a CDS encoding NADH-quinone oxidoreductase subunit F codes for the protein MATCGITAGAGKVFQTLKQLIASNNLNNIDLAPVGCVGECALEPLVEVIDHQGQKTTYCKVSPQDIEKIVNQHLIGGAPVKELTIDNYKNIDSSSLQVRIALRNCGVINPEDINEYICYDGYKALGKALTEMTPEEVIHIIQESGLRGRGGGGFSTGLKWSLCAKNKGGQKYIICNADEGDPGAFMDRAVLEGDPHSVIEAMAIGGYAIGASQGYIYIRAEYPLAVQRLNKAIEQAYEAELLGKNIFGTDFCFDLELRLGAGAFVCGEETALIASIEGERGMPRNKPPFPADKGLFSRPSIINNVETLANIPPIILKGAKWFASMGTQKSKGTKVFALGGKINNTGLLEVPMGTTLRQVIYDVGGGIPNNKKFKAVQTGGPSGGCLTAEHLDTPIDYDNLVKLNSMMGSG